In Geothermobacter ehrlichii, the sequence AGGTCAGCTGTTGCCAGAGGACGCTGGCGGCCGCCAGCACCAGGCCGGCGAGCAGAGTCCACAGGCCGTTGCGCACCAGCGCATATTTGCGGGTCAGGCGGTGCTTGCCGAGGTAGTAGAGTTCGTGCAGGTAGGCTTCGTAGAGTTTTTCCTTGTTGCTGACCAGTTCCTTGAAGCTGGCGATGAACTCGTCCTCGTCCAGCTCGACAAAGGAGCGGAAGTAGAAGAGGTTGGTTTTGCCGCTGGCATGCAGTGGCGGAATGATGGCCAGGATGGAGAAGGTCACGGCCAGAATGCCGGTTGCCGCCAGGATGACAACGGTCAGCAGCGGCAGGTTCTGCATCTGGGTCAGAGCGATGGTGGTGACCAGGGAGGAGGCGGTGAGAATCATGGCCGCCTTGGAATCGGCCATCTGGTTCAGGGTCATGTGCTTGCTCAGGTTGGCGCGCAGGGCGTTGCTCGCCAGCAGGCGGGGAATGAGGGGTTCTTCCGTAGGACCGTTCATCTTGTATGCTCCCTGAATGCTGTGGTCTGTAAGAATGCGTGTGACCGGCGGTGCTGTCAAGCGG encodes:
- a CDS encoding Pycsar system effector family protein, yielding MNGPTEEPLIPRLLASNALRANLSKHMTLNQMADSKAAMILTASSLVTTIALTQMQNLPLLTVVILAATGILAVTFSILAIIPPLHASGKTNLFYFRSFVELDEDEFIASFKELVSNKEKLYEAYLHELYYLGKHRLTRKYALVRNGLWTLLAGLVLAAASVLWQQLT